From one Brachypodium distachyon strain Bd21 chromosome 4, Brachypodium_distachyon_v3.0, whole genome shotgun sequence genomic stretch:
- the LOC100836584 gene encoding serine/threonine-protein kinase PEPKR2 yields the protein MESLPRKRKGARSLAGSLHDASADRKRTCRERKPRPDKKKKNKPSAGDDAASTRGGVVMTAPPTSGMAAPDSPGRGLKRKVGCIESATRIGRKKRLDSEYALGDEIGQGKFGSVRICRAKAGGEEFACKALPKNGEETVHREVEIMQHLSGHPGVVTLKAVFEDTDKFYLVMELCSGGRLLDEIARDGKFSEQRAAIVIKDLMSVLKYCHEMGVIHRDIKPENILLTKTGKMKLADFGLAARVTNGQKLSGIAGSPAYVAPEVLSGSYSEKVDIWGAGVLLHVLLLGSLPFQGDSLEAVFDAIRTVELDFHSGPWKSMSVLGRDLISRMLDRDVSSRITAAGVLSHPWVLFYTECTLKAVTANLCVTNKIVAPCFPWDRIRSHCDSSASDSSSQRSEDQDECGIVDALTAAITHVRISEPKRTRLCSPAISIQQECSSNLKSNLCTAF from the exons ATGGAGTCGCTTCCGCGGAAGCGCAAGGGCGCGCGGTCCCTCGCCGGCTCCCTCCACGACGCCTCCGCCGACCGGAAGCGCACCTGCCGGGAGAGGAAGCCGCGGCccgacaagaagaagaagaacaaaccCTCCGCAGGCGACGATGCCGCCTCTACCCGAGGCGGCGTGGTGAtgacggcgccgccgaccagCGGGATGGCCGCGCCGGACAGCCCCGGCCGGGGCCTCAAGCGTAAGGTCGGCTGCATCGAGTCCGCCACGCGGATAGGGCGCAAGAAGAGGCTCGACAGCGAGTACGCGCTGGGCGACGAGATCGGCCAGGGCAAGTTCGGGTCCGTCCGGATCTGCCGCGCCAAGGCCGGGGGCGAGGAGTTCGCATGCAAGGCGCTCCCCAAGAACGGCGAGGAGACGGTCCACCGAGAGGTGGAGATCATGCAGCACCTCTCGGGCCACCCCGGCGTCGTCACGCTCAAGGCCGTCTTCGAGGACACCGACAAGTTCTACCTCGTCATGGAGctctgcagcggcggccggctgcTCGACGAGATAGCGAGAGATGGCAAGTTCTCTGAGCAGCGCGCCGCCATTGTCATCAAGGATCTTATGTCAGTGCTCAAGTACTGCCACGAGATGGGCGTCATCCACAGGGACATTAAGCCAGAGAATATTTTGCTCACCAAGACAGGGAAGATGAAACTAGCAGATTTTGGATTGGCAGCACGAGTTACCAATG GTCAGAAATTATCTGGCATTGCTGGGAGCCCAGCTTATGTGGCGCCTGAGGTTCTGTCAGGAAGCTATTCAGAGAAAGTAGATATATGGGGTGCTGGGGTGCTACTCCATGTACTACTGCTTGGTTCACTTCCATTTCAAGGGGACTCTCTGGAAGCTGTTTTTGACGCTATAAGGACAGTTGAGCTTGATTTCCACAGTGGTCCATGGAAATCAATGTCAGTTCTTGGACGAGATCTGATTAGTCGAATGTTGGATCGAGATGTCTCCTCTAGGATAACTGCTGCTGGAGTTCTTA GTCACCCATGGGTCTTATTCTACACGGAGTGTACCCTGAAGGCCGTAACTGCTAATTTGTGTGTCACTAACAAGATCGTAGCGCCCTGTTTTCCGTGGGACAGAATTAGATCACATTGTGATTCATCAGCTTCAGATTCGTCGAGCCAGAGGTCTGAGGACCAAGATGAATGTGGTATAGTTGATGCCCTGACAGCAGCAATAACACATGTTAGAATATCAGAGCCGAAAAGGACTCGGCTTTGTAGCCCTGCCATTTCCATACAACAGGAGTGCTCTTCGAACTTGAAGAGTAACCTGTGCACGGCGTTTTGA
- the LOC106866728 gene encoding uncharacterized protein LOC106866728: protein MTYLGATGRRRIRRREDVKGNTHEYTSTHRFTYVRNPLAEKFTLQRNEDGKSPDKRFGRQRTTIDHEDPDSEDHMPIAHAGPRRTDVDSDEPAAAEASAPAAAEAPGPATAAAPACEKRIAEKDLPRTMKRKNTPVADPSRSPRPLGRSHEEKRHHQHKDQCQHHHHGSQHCGSNHGGNGSSNSSGHRQHRSGSTSEKKDLSQVECYHCHKLGHCSTQCPEKQQSNKNQGDKRPNAFVKAKLNHVSAEEAYESPDVVVG from the exons ATGACTTATCTTGGGGCCactggacgaaggaggatccggaggagggaggacgtgaagggaaacacgcacgaatacacaagcacacacagatttacctaTGTTCGGaaccctcttgccgag AAGTTCACCCTTCAGCGCAACGAAGACGGGAAGTCTCCGGATAAACGCTTTGGGAGACAACGCACGACCATCGACCATGAAGATCCGGACTCAGAGGATCACATGCCGATCGCCCATGCCGGACCCCGTCGCACCGATG TCGACTCGGATGAGCCCGCCGCTGCTGAGGCGTCGgctccagctgctgctgaggcGCCGGGCCCGGCTACCGCTGCGGCGCCGGCCTGTGAGAAACGTATCGCCGAGAAGGATCTTCCGCGAACTATGAAGCGGAAGAATACGCCTGTCGCGGACCCAAGCCGAAGCCCAAGACCGTTGG GACGATCCCATGAGGAGAAACGCCACCACCAGCACAAGGATCAGTGCCAGCACCACCATCATGGGAGTCAGCATTGTGGAAGCAACCATGGAGGTaatggcagcagcaacagcagtgGACACCGTCAGCACCGCAGTGGATCAACCTCAGAGAAGAAGGACTTGAGTCAAGTGGAATGCTATCATTGCCACAAATTGGGACACTGCTCAACACAGTGTCCGGAGAAGCAGCAAAGCAACAAGAACCAGGGAGACAAGAGGCCTAACGCCTTTGTGAAGGCCAAGCTGAACCATGTTTCAGCAGAAGAGGCTTATGAATCACCGGACGTCGTAGTTG